One segment of Comamonas thiooxydans DNA contains the following:
- the dnaG gene encoding DNA primase, translating to MAIPQSFIQELLSRVDVVDIVGRYVQLKKGGANFMGLCPFHSEKSPSFTVSPSKQFFHCFGCGKNGNAIGFLMEHAGMGFVEAVQELANQCGLQVPQDDISPAERQRQAQQKQKAETLSDLLEKAGESYRKQLKAAPKAIEYLKKRGVSGEVSKRFGLGYAPAGWHGLASVFAEYDNPQLEECGLVIVGEDDSRRYDRFRDRLMFPIRNVKGECIGFGGRVFGDEKPKYLNSPETPVFHKGRELYGLYEARQALRDMGYALVTEGYMDVVALAQLGFANAVATLGTACTPEHVQKLFRFTDAVVFSFDGDGAGRRAARKALDAALPLATDTRSIKFLFLPSEHDPDSFIREFGPEAFSRYVGDATPLSRFLIESASEGCDLGQTEGRAHMASNARPLWSLLPDGALKRQLLSEIAALAQLDSRDLTDIWAQETARTAPIARRAPAPSGPQAPEWDAPAANWESAPDWADAAAPAPSYPSQGSGGNWSGRKEFGRQRKPWGKKGEDWNPPQLGPRPTPVSREDQAARLLMCHMEFMEEMTHEDFDALARCNQSHAPLFRWLEAQFTESGPRSWAVLREQLQGTPCEPLAQKLMSGAHANPEGEVDELRKELRGTLNLILVDHLKREEAKALKEIATDPTAARRYIEFQQRRKNLSVIISSAS from the coding sequence GTGGCCATTCCCCAATCATTCATCCAAGAGTTGCTATCCCGCGTCGACGTCGTCGACATCGTGGGCCGCTATGTGCAGCTCAAAAAGGGCGGCGCCAACTTCATGGGCCTATGCCCGTTCCATAGCGAGAAGTCGCCCTCTTTCACCGTCAGCCCCAGCAAGCAGTTCTTTCACTGCTTTGGCTGTGGCAAGAATGGCAATGCCATCGGCTTTCTGATGGAGCATGCCGGCATGGGCTTTGTCGAAGCCGTGCAGGAGCTTGCCAACCAATGCGGTCTGCAAGTGCCGCAGGACGACATCAGTCCTGCCGAGCGCCAGCGCCAGGCTCAGCAAAAGCAAAAGGCGGAAACACTGAGTGATCTGCTGGAAAAAGCCGGCGAGTCCTATCGCAAGCAGCTCAAGGCAGCTCCGAAAGCCATCGAGTATCTGAAAAAGCGCGGCGTCTCCGGCGAAGTCTCCAAGCGCTTTGGCCTGGGCTATGCCCCTGCAGGCTGGCATGGTCTGGCCAGCGTATTTGCCGAGTACGACAACCCGCAGCTCGAAGAATGCGGGCTGGTCATCGTGGGCGAGGACGACAGCCGCCGCTACGACCGCTTCCGCGACCGGCTCATGTTCCCGATTCGCAATGTCAAAGGCGAGTGCATAGGCTTTGGCGGGCGGGTGTTCGGTGATGAAAAACCCAAATACCTGAACTCCCCCGAAACACCGGTCTTCCACAAGGGCCGCGAACTCTACGGCCTTTACGAAGCCCGGCAGGCCCTGCGCGACATGGGCTACGCCCTGGTCACCGAAGGCTATATGGACGTGGTGGCGCTGGCCCAGCTGGGCTTTGCCAATGCCGTGGCCACGCTGGGAACAGCCTGCACGCCCGAGCATGTGCAAAAGCTGTTTCGATTCACCGATGCCGTGGTCTTCAGCTTCGACGGTGACGGCGCGGGCCGGCGCGCCGCGCGCAAGGCGCTGGATGCGGCCCTGCCGCTGGCGACGGACACGCGCTCCATCAAATTCCTGTTCCTGCCCTCGGAACATGACCCCGACAGCTTCATCCGCGAATTCGGCCCCGAGGCCTTCTCGCGCTATGTAGGCGACGCAACGCCACTGAGCCGCTTTCTCATCGAATCGGCCAGCGAAGGCTGCGACCTGGGACAGACAGAAGGCCGTGCCCACATGGCCAGCAACGCCCGACCGCTGTGGTCGCTGTTGCCCGACGGAGCCCTCAAGCGCCAGCTGCTCTCCGAAATCGCAGCCCTGGCCCAGTTGGACTCGCGCGACCTCACCGATATCTGGGCGCAGGAAACCGCACGCACAGCCCCCATTGCCCGCCGCGCGCCTGCGCCCTCCGGCCCTCAGGCACCGGAATGGGATGCGCCTGCGGCCAACTGGGAAAGCGCCCCCGACTGGGCCGATGCCGCAGCACCGGCTCCCTCCTACCCGAGCCAGGGCAGCGGTGGCAACTGGTCGGGCCGCAAGGAATTCGGTCGCCAGCGCAAACCCTGGGGCAAAAAGGGCGAGGACTGGAACCCGCCGCAGCTGGGCCCGCGCCCCACACCGGTCAGCCGCGAAGACCAGGCCGCACGCCTGCTGATGTGTCACATGGAGTTCATGGAAGAGATGACCCATGAGGATTTCGATGCCCTGGCTCGCTGCAACCAAAGCCATGCCCCCTTGTTCCGTTGGCTGGAGGCTCAGTTCACCGAGTCCGGGCCGCGCTCCTGGGCAGTGCTGCGCGAGCAATTGCAAGGCACTCCCTGCGAACCGCTGGCCCAAAAGCTCATGAGCGGCGCCCATGCCAACCCCGAAGGTGAAGTGGACGAGTTGCGCAAGGAATTGCGCGGCACTCTCAATCTGATTCTGGTAGATCACCTCAAGCGCGAAGAAGCCAAGGCGCTCAAGGAGATTGCTACGGACCCCACCGCGGCAAGACGTTACATTGAGTTTCAACAGCGGCGAAAGAATTTATCTGTAATTATTAGCTCCGCCTCTTGA
- a CDS encoding acyl-CoA synthetase translates to MTSSFDLNLAPNTANYAALTPLSFIARTAEVYPERLAIVHGDLRQSWAQTYARCRQLASSLQKIGIGKNDTVAVMLPNTPPMVEAHFGVPMAGAVLNTLNTRLDAETLAFMLDHGEAKALIVDPEFAALMARALKLRNGTEPIYVIQVEDSVYGEAAEQIGAIDYESFVAAGDAGFEWQLPGDEWDAIALNYTSGTTGNPKGVVYHHRGAHNNAISNVLEWDMPKHAVYLWTLPMFHCNGWCFPWTVAARAAVNVCLRRVEPQAVFDAIRNHGVSHYCGAPIVHSLLVNAPAAMKQGVPAGVKAMVAGAAPPASMIEGMEAMGFDITHVYGLTETYGPATVCAKHEAWDLLDIGERARLNSRQGVRYHLQRSAAVLDPETMQPVPRDGQTMGEIMFQGNIAMKGYLKNPQATQEAFRGGWFHSGDLAVQHPDGYIQIKDRSKDIIISGGENISSIEVEDVLYRHPAVLAAAVVAKPDPKWGETPCAFIELKAGAETTAEDIIAHCKKHLAGYKVPRAVVFGELPKTSTGKIQKFELRKQVGSASAISV, encoded by the coding sequence ATGACAAGTTCTTTCGATCTGAATCTTGCCCCGAATACCGCCAACTACGCCGCGCTGACGCCGTTGAGCTTTATTGCCCGCACGGCCGAGGTCTACCCCGAGCGCCTGGCCATTGTTCACGGCGACTTGCGCCAGAGCTGGGCGCAGACCTATGCGCGTTGCCGTCAGCTGGCCAGCAGCCTGCAGAAAATCGGCATTGGCAAGAACGACACCGTGGCCGTCATGCTGCCCAATACGCCGCCCATGGTGGAGGCGCACTTTGGCGTGCCTATGGCTGGTGCCGTGCTCAACACGCTCAATACCCGGCTCGATGCCGAGACCCTGGCATTCATGCTGGATCACGGCGAAGCCAAGGCCTTGATCGTGGACCCCGAGTTCGCGGCCTTGATGGCCAGGGCGCTCAAACTGCGCAATGGCACAGAACCCATTTATGTGATCCAGGTCGAGGACAGCGTCTATGGCGAGGCGGCCGAGCAGATCGGTGCCATCGACTACGAGAGCTTCGTGGCAGCAGGCGATGCCGGTTTCGAATGGCAGTTGCCCGGCGACGAATGGGATGCGATTGCGCTGAACTACACCAGCGGCACCACGGGCAACCCCAAGGGCGTAGTCTACCACCATCGCGGCGCGCACAACAATGCCATCAGCAATGTGCTGGAGTGGGATATGCCCAAGCACGCCGTCTATCTGTGGACGCTGCCCATGTTCCATTGCAATGGCTGGTGCTTCCCCTGGACGGTGGCAGCGCGCGCGGCTGTAAATGTCTGCCTGCGCCGGGTGGAGCCGCAGGCAGTCTTCGACGCCATTCGCAACCATGGCGTGAGCCATTACTGCGGCGCACCCATTGTGCACAGCCTGTTGGTGAATGCGCCGGCCGCCATGAAGCAGGGCGTGCCCGCAGGCGTCAAGGCCATGGTGGCAGGGGCCGCGCCGCCCGCATCGATGATCGAGGGCATGGAGGCCATGGGCTTTGACATCACCCATGTCTATGGTCTGACCGAAACCTATGGTCCGGCCACGGTCTGCGCCAAGCACGAGGCCTGGGATCTGCTCGACATCGGCGAGCGCGCCCGCCTGAACTCGCGCCAGGGCGTGCGCTACCACCTGCAGCGCTCTGCCGCCGTGCTGGACCCTGAAACCATGCAGCCTGTGCCGCGCGATGGCCAGACCATGGGGGAGATCATGTTCCAGGGCAATATCGCCATGAAGGGCTATCTCAAGAATCCGCAGGCGACGCAGGAAGCCTTCCGCGGCGGCTGGTTCCACAGCGGCGACCTGGCGGTGCAGCATCCCGACGGCTATATCCAGATCAAGGACCGCAGCAAGGACATCATCATCTCGGGTGGCGAGAACATCTCCTCGATCGAAGTGGAGGATGTGCTCTATCGCCATCCCGCCGTGCTGGCTGCGGCCGTGGTGGCCAAGCCCGATCCCAAATGGGGCGAGACGCCCTGCGCCTTCATCGAGCTCAAGGCCGGAGCCGAAACCACGGCCGAGGACATCATTGCCCACTGCAAAAAGCATCTGGCCGGCTACAAGGTGCCGCGCGCCGTGGTGTTTGGCGAGCTGCCCAAGACCAGCACGGGCAAGATCCAGAAGTTCGAGCTGCGCAAGCAAGTAGGCTCGGCTTCCGCCATCTCGGTTTGA
- a CDS encoding UDP-2,3-diacylglucosamine diphosphatase, which produces MTESSDPRTTAPQVAQLQGAPGWRAIDFISDLHLQPSEPQTVEAWRSYLARSAADAIFILGDLFEVWVGDDALDEPGSFEAECAAVLREAAQQRPLFFMVGNRDFLAGDEFLRRSGMTGLNDPTVLRWAGPSILLSHGDALCLDDVEYQQFRAVSRSAAWQQQLLAQPLAVRRAIGRSARSESEQRKQSGAPYADADAQMSATWMQAAQAPWLIHGHTHQPADHALGKGQWRIVLSDWHIDADTHRSEVLRVTPEGWQRMPPELA; this is translated from the coding sequence ATGACTGAATCTTCAGATCCCCGCACGACGGCTCCTCAGGTGGCGCAGCTGCAAGGCGCACCCGGCTGGCGAGCCATCGACTTTATTTCCGATCTGCATCTGCAGCCTTCGGAGCCGCAGACGGTCGAAGCCTGGCGCAGCTATCTGGCCCGCAGTGCCGCCGACGCCATCTTCATCCTCGGCGATCTGTTTGAAGTCTGGGTGGGTGACGATGCGCTCGATGAGCCCGGCAGCTTCGAGGCCGAATGCGCTGCCGTGCTGCGCGAGGCAGCGCAGCAGCGCCCGCTGTTCTTCATGGTCGGCAACCGCGACTTTCTGGCCGGTGACGAGTTTCTGCGCCGCAGCGGCATGACCGGCCTGAACGACCCCACTGTGCTGCGGTGGGCTGGCCCCAGCATCCTGCTCAGCCATGGCGATGCACTATGCTTGGATGATGTGGAGTACCAGCAATTCCGTGCTGTGTCGCGCTCCGCCGCCTGGCAACAGCAGTTGCTGGCCCAACCACTGGCCGTGCGCCGCGCGATCGGCAGATCGGCACGCAGCGAAAGCGAGCAACGCAAGCAAAGCGGCGCGCCCTATGCGGATGCCGACGCGCAAATGAGCGCCACCTGGATGCAGGCCGCGCAAGCGCCCTGGCTGATTCACGGCCATACTCATCAGCCCGCCGACCACGCGCTGGGCAAGGGACAATGGCGCATCGTGCTCAGCGACTGGCATATCGATGCCGATACGCATCGCAGCGAGGTGCTGCGAGTGACGCCCGAAGGCTGGCAGCGCATGCCGCCCGAGCTGGCCTGA
- a CDS encoding peptidylprolyl isomerase, producing the protein MSNPQVELHVTINVADTATQGVITLELDAVNAPKSTENFLNYVNQGFYNGTIFHRVIKNFMIQGGGFAADMKQKETAAPIENEAKNGLKNDKYTIAMARTSDPHSATAQFFINTVDNGFLNHTAPTGQGWGYAVFGKVVKGEEVVDAIKKVRTTRKGFHDDVPFDAVVIDKAIAI; encoded by the coding sequence ATGAGCAATCCCCAAGTCGAACTGCACGTGACCATCAACGTGGCTGACACTGCAACCCAGGGCGTGATCACCCTGGAACTGGACGCCGTGAACGCGCCCAAGTCCACCGAGAACTTCCTGAACTACGTGAACCAGGGCTTCTACAACGGCACCATCTTCCACCGCGTGATCAAGAACTTCATGATCCAGGGCGGCGGTTTTGCGGCCGACATGAAGCAGAAGGAAACTGCTGCGCCCATCGAGAACGAAGCCAAGAACGGCCTGAAGAACGACAAGTACACGATTGCCATGGCTCGCACCAGCGATCCTCACAGCGCAACTGCCCAGTTCTTCATCAACACCGTGGACAACGGCTTCCTGAACCACACCGCTCCCACCGGCCAGGGCTGGGGCTATGCCGTGTTCGGCAAGGTCGTCAAGGGTGAAGAAGTCGTGGACGCCATCAAGAAGGTGCGCACCACTCGCAAGGGCTTCCACGACGACGTGCCTTTCGACGCCGTGGTGATCGACAAGGCGATCGCGATCTAA
- a CDS encoding peptidylprolyl isomerase, with protein sequence MLNFRRNSLKALSAIALTATVFAIPGLAQAQSKVQLKTSMGDIVVELNDAKAPKSAANFLQYVRDKHYDGTVFHRVIDGFMIQGGGMDANLNEKPTRAPIPLEAGNGLKNDRGTIAMARTSNPNSATSQFFINVVNNDMLNPKPDSHGYAVFGKVVQGMDVVDKIRAVATGNRGMHQNVPTTPVTILSATEIK encoded by the coding sequence ATGCTGAATTTCCGTCGAAACAGCCTCAAGGCCCTGTCCGCCATTGCGCTGACAGCCACTGTTTTTGCAATCCCCGGCCTGGCCCAGGCGCAATCCAAGGTGCAGCTCAAGACCAGCATGGGCGATATCGTGGTCGAACTCAACGATGCCAAGGCCCCCAAGAGCGCGGCCAACTTTCTGCAATATGTGCGTGACAAGCACTACGACGGCACGGTGTTCCACCGCGTCATCGACGGCTTCATGATCCAGGGCGGCGGCATGGACGCCAATCTGAACGAGAAGCCCACGCGCGCCCCGATTCCGCTGGAAGCCGGCAACGGCCTCAAGAACGACCGCGGCACGATTGCCATGGCACGCACCAGCAACCCCAATTCCGCCACCTCGCAGTTTTTCATCAATGTGGTGAACAACGATATGCTCAACCCCAAGCCCGACAGCCATGGCTATGCCGTCTTCGGCAAGGTCGTCCAGGGCATGGATGTGGTGGACAAAATCCGCGCCGTGGCTACGGGCAACCGTGGCATGCACCAGAATGTGCCTACGACGCCGGTAACAATCCTCTCCGCCACCGAAATCAAGTAA
- a CDS encoding tetratricopeptide repeat protein, producing the protein MPVRNLFSTAARAAALAALLAAGSAHADDYTDVAQLLKSGKTQQALQKADTYLAKNSRDPQMRFLRGIALSNDGKTEDAIAAFRQLTEDYPELPEPYNNLAVIYARQGDLDRARAALEAAVRNNPNYAVAHENLGDIYARLAYQSYAQSLAKGGRPAALNPKLKQLKDLLQPATALAAPAPAQPAQR; encoded by the coding sequence ATGCCTGTACGCAACTTGTTCAGTACCGCAGCGCGTGCGGCAGCCCTGGCTGCCTTGCTCGCTGCAGGTAGCGCCCACGCCGACGATTACACGGATGTTGCCCAGTTGCTCAAAAGCGGCAAGACGCAGCAGGCGCTGCAAAAAGCGGACACCTATCTGGCCAAGAATTCACGCGACCCGCAGATGCGTTTTCTGCGCGGCATCGCGCTGAGCAATGACGGCAAGACCGAGGACGCGATTGCGGCGTTTCGCCAGCTGACCGAGGACTATCCCGAGCTGCCAGAGCCCTATAACAACCTGGCCGTGATCTATGCACGTCAGGGCGATCTGGATCGCGCCCGCGCCGCACTCGAAGCTGCCGTGCGCAACAACCCAAACTATGCCGTGGCCCACGAGAACCTGGGCGATATCTATGCCCGCCTGGCCTATCAGTCCTATGCGCAGTCCCTGGCCAAGGGCGGCCGCCCCGCGGCCCTGAACCCAAAGCTCAAGCAGCTCAAGGACTTGCTGCAGCCCGCGACCGCCCTCGCAGCGCCTGCCCCGGCCCAGCCTGCACAGCGCTGA
- the cysS gene encoding cysteine--tRNA ligase: MSLRIYNTLSRALESFSPLEPGHVRMYVCGMTVYDLCHLGHARSMVAFDVVQRWLRASGYKVTYVRNITDIDDKIIRRAVENGETIRSLTDRMIDALHQDADALGIERPTLEPRATEYVPQMLSMIARLQGKGLAYQAGNGDVNYAVRKFPGYGKLSGKSLDELNAGERVAVADGKHDPLDFVLWKSAKADEPADVRWQSPFGEGRPGWHIECSAMGCELLGESFDIHGGGADLQFPHHENEIAQSEGATGKPFARTWMHNGFINVDNEKMSKSLGNFFTIRDVLKEYDAETIRFFVVRSHYRSPLNYSNVHLDDARGALKRLYTALDLVTPAEVQIDWSNPYAARFKAAMDEDFGTPEAVAVLFELAAEVNRSKSPEVAGLLKALGACLGLLQAEPQKFLQAGAEGVDAAAIEAQIAARAEAKAAKNWAEADRIRKDLLDQGIVLKDSAAGTTWEAAAKG; encoded by the coding sequence ATGAGTTTGCGTATCTACAACACGCTGTCGCGTGCACTGGAATCGTTTTCGCCGCTTGAGCCGGGCCATGTGCGTATGTACGTCTGTGGCATGACGGTCTATGACCTCTGCCACCTGGGCCATGCACGCTCCATGGTGGCTTTCGACGTGGTGCAGCGCTGGCTGCGCGCGAGCGGCTACAAGGTGACCTATGTGCGCAACATCACCGACATCGATGACAAGATCATCAGGCGTGCGGTGGAAAACGGCGAGACCATACGCAGCCTCACCGATCGCATGATCGATGCGCTGCACCAGGACGCGGATGCGCTGGGCATCGAGCGCCCCACGCTGGAGCCACGCGCCACCGAGTATGTGCCGCAGATGCTGAGCATGATCGCCCGCTTGCAGGGCAAGGGCCTGGCCTACCAGGCCGGCAACGGCGATGTGAACTACGCCGTGCGCAAGTTTCCGGGCTACGGCAAGCTCTCGGGCAAGTCGCTGGACGAGCTCAACGCCGGTGAACGCGTGGCTGTGGCCGACGGCAAGCACGACCCGCTGGACTTTGTGCTGTGGAAGTCGGCCAAGGCCGACGAGCCGGCCGATGTGAGATGGCAAAGTCCGTTTGGTGAAGGCCGCCCCGGCTGGCATATCGAATGCTCGGCCATGGGCTGCGAGCTGCTGGGCGAAAGCTTTGACATCCATGGCGGCGGTGCGGATCTGCAGTTCCCCCACCACGAGAACGAGATTGCCCAGAGCGAGGGTGCGACCGGCAAGCCGTTCGCCCGGACCTGGATGCACAACGGCTTCATCAACGTGGACAACGAGAAGATGTCCAAGTCGCTGGGCAACTTCTTCACCATCCGCGACGTGCTCAAGGAATACGACGCCGAGACCATCCGTTTCTTCGTCGTGCGCAGTCACTACCGCAGCCCGCTGAACTATTCCAATGTGCATCTCGATGATGCGCGCGGTGCGCTCAAGCGCCTCTATACCGCGCTGGACCTGGTGACGCCTGCCGAGGTGCAGATCGACTGGAGCAATCCCTATGCCGCCCGCTTCAAGGCGGCGATGGATGAAGACTTCGGCACGCCCGAGGCCGTGGCGGTGCTGTTCGAGCTGGCTGCCGAGGTCAATCGCAGCAAGTCGCCCGAGGTGGCGGGCTTGCTCAAGGCCCTGGGGGCATGCCTGGGCCTGCTGCAGGCCGAGCCGCAGAAGTTTCTGCAGGCCGGTGCCGAAGGTGTGGACGCTGCCGCGATTGAAGCGCAGATTGCCGCGCGCGCAGAGGCCAAGGCTGCCAAGAACTGGGCCGAGGCCGACCGCATCCGCAAGGATCTGCTCGATCAGGGCATTGTCCTCAAGGACTCGGCCGCGGGCACGACCTGGGAAGCGGCCGCCAAGGGCTGA
- a CDS encoding Fe-S cluster assembly protein HesB, which produces MSAAKHLDTMEFEQLPLVADLPVPMGPAAPLPVAPLGAAAIAQPAGTTAKQAVTSKAAAPKVHLDLPDGVPAYWAEACRQLMRRDRVLKRLIPQLGSQALLPCGQEQAFATLARSIIGQQISAKSAKTLWNKFARLPAAMQPEQVLRLKVDDMRAVGLSARKVDYLVDLALHFTENRLHMDEWAQMSDEVIIAELMSIRGLSRWTAENFLIYCLGRPNVLPLDDAGLIQGISLNHFSGDPVSRSDAREVAEAWKPWCTVATWYIWRSLEAQPVA; this is translated from the coding sequence ATGAGTGCGGCCAAGCATCTGGACACCATGGAGTTTGAACAGCTGCCGCTGGTGGCTGATCTGCCCGTGCCCATGGGGCCGGCTGCGCCTTTGCCTGTGGCGCCTTTGGGGGCTGCAGCCATTGCTCAGCCTGCGGGTACAACTGCAAAGCAGGCAGTCACGTCCAAAGCAGCTGCTCCAAAGGTCCATCTGGATTTGCCTGATGGTGTGCCCGCCTATTGGGCTGAGGCCTGTCGTCAGCTCATGCGCCGCGATCGCGTGCTCAAGCGCCTGATTCCGCAACTCGGCAGCCAGGCGCTGCTGCCTTGCGGGCAGGAACAGGCCTTTGCCACATTGGCCCGCTCCATTATCGGGCAGCAGATTTCGGCGAAGTCCGCCAAGACCTTGTGGAACAAGTTCGCTAGGCTGCCTGCTGCCATGCAGCCCGAGCAGGTGCTCAGGCTCAAGGTGGACGATATGCGTGCGGTGGGGTTGTCGGCCCGCAAGGTGGACTATCTGGTCGATCTGGCTCTGCACTTCACCGAGAACCGTCTGCACATGGATGAATGGGCTCAGATGAGCGATGAAGTCATTATTGCCGAGCTGATGTCCATACGCGGTCTCAGTCGCTGGACGGCCGAGAATTTTCTGATTTACTGTCTGGGGCGGCCCAATGTGCTGCCTCTGGACGATGCCGGTTTGATACAGGGCATCTCTCTCAATCATTTTTCGGGCGATCCTGTCAGTCGCAGCGATGCCCGTGAAGTTGCCGAGGCTTGGAAACCGTGGTGTACGGTTGCAACTTGGTATATTTGGCGCTCGCTCGAGGCGCAGCCTGTGGCTTGA
- a CDS encoding acetyl-CoA carboxylase carboxyltransferase subunit alpha, translating to MAKKNFLDFEQPIAELESKIEELRYVQTESAVDISEEIDQLSKKSLQLTKDIYSDLTPWQITKIARHTERPYTLDYVRECFTDFVEMHGDRHFADDQSIIGGLARFNGQPCMVIGHQKGRDTKERTLRNFGMTRPEGYRKALRLMKTAEKFKLPVFTFVDTPGAFPGIDAEERGQSEAIGRNIYEMAQLQTPIITTIIGEGGSGGALAIAVADQVLMLQYSVYSVISPEGCASILWKTGEKAQEAADAMGITAHRLKALGLVDKIVNEPVGGAHRDHKQMGAFLKRALGDAYRQLTDLKPKELQDRRYDRIQSYGKFADTKADNR from the coding sequence TTGGCGAAAAAGAACTTTCTGGATTTTGAGCAGCCCATTGCCGAACTCGAATCCAAAATCGAAGAACTGCGCTATGTGCAGACTGAAAGCGCAGTAGATATCTCGGAAGAGATCGATCAGCTCAGCAAGAAAAGCCTGCAGCTGACCAAGGACATCTACAGCGACCTGACCCCCTGGCAGATCACCAAGATCGCACGCCATACCGAGCGCCCCTATACGCTCGACTATGTGCGCGAGTGCTTTACCGACTTTGTCGAAATGCACGGCGACCGCCACTTTGCGGATGACCAGTCCATCATCGGCGGTCTGGCGCGCTTCAATGGCCAGCCCTGCATGGTGATCGGTCATCAAAAGGGTCGTGATACCAAGGAGCGCACACTGCGCAACTTCGGCATGACGCGCCCCGAGGGCTATCGCAAGGCCTTGCGTCTGATGAAGACGGCCGAGAAGTTCAAGCTGCCCGTGTTCACTTTCGTGGACACGCCCGGCGCCTTCCCCGGCATCGATGCCGAGGAGCGTGGCCAGTCCGAAGCCATCGGTCGCAACATCTACGAAATGGCTCAGCTGCAGACCCCCATCATCACCACCATCATCGGTGAAGGTGGCTCGGGCGGCGCGCTGGCCATTGCCGTGGCAGATCAGGTGCTGATGCTGCAGTACTCCGTGTACTCGGTGATCAGTCCCGAAGGCTGTGCTTCCATTCTGTGGAAGACCGGCGAAAAGGCCCAGGAAGCAGCGGACGCCATGGGCATCACTGCTCACCGCCTCAAGGCGCTGGGTCTGGTGGACAAGATCGTCAACGAGCCTGTGGGTGGTGCTCACCGCGATCACAAGCAAATGGGTGCCTTCCTCAAGCGCGCGCTGGGCGATGCCTATCGCCAGTTGACCGATCTCAAGCCCAAGGAGCTGCAGGATCGTCGCTACGACCGCATTCAGAGCTATGGCAAGTTTGCCGACACCAAGGCTGACAACCGCTGA
- the tilS gene encoding tRNA lysidine(34) synthetase TilS, translated as MQAQSDADLLRASAARVDAAMAAFEPQLPLVVAFSGGADSSALLLACHARWPGQVRAIHVHHGLQAAADEFQRHCEQLCARHGIALKVCAIDARNVQGQSPEDAARQGRYAALIQAARQPWLDAQGTALASVSSMALAQHADDQVETLLLALSRGAGVAGLAAMPGHWQRAGLEWFRPLLEVPGQALRDWLRLRDLSWVEDPTNTDQGYTRNRIRAQLLPVLEQVFPQFRSTFARSSAHCAQASQLLDQQAAADLQLVGVPPAIKALQSLSELRLGNVLRYWLRTEHGTTPTAAQLAQLMAQLGVCTTRGHRIHIKVGRGFVERQGASLGWYNS; from the coding sequence ATGCAAGCCCAGTCAGATGCTGACTTGTTGCGGGCCTCGGCTGCTCGGGTGGATGCGGCGATGGCGGCATTTGAGCCGCAGCTGCCACTGGTCGTGGCCTTCAGCGGCGGAGCGGATTCGTCGGCCCTGCTTCTGGCTTGCCATGCGCGCTGGCCGGGGCAGGTGAGGGCGATTCATGTGCACCATGGTTTGCAGGCAGCAGCTGATGAATTTCAGCGCCATTGTGAGCAACTGTGTGCCCGGCACGGCATTGCCCTCAAGGTCTGCGCCATCGATGCGCGCAATGTGCAAGGCCAAAGTCCCGAAGATGCGGCGCGCCAGGGGCGTTATGCGGCCCTGATTCAGGCGGCCCGGCAGCCTTGGCTCGATGCGCAGGGCACTGCGCTGGCTTCGGTGAGCTCCATGGCGCTGGCCCAGCATGCCGACGATCAGGTCGAGACCTTGCTGCTGGCGCTCTCGCGCGGTGCCGGTGTGGCCGGTCTGGCGGCCATGCCAGGGCATTGGCAAAGAGCAGGGTTGGAGTGGTTCAGACCCTTGCTGGAGGTGCCGGGGCAGGCGCTGCGCGACTGGTTGCGGCTGAGGGACTTGAGCTGGGTCGAGGATCCGACGAATACCGATCAGGGCTATACGCGCAATCGCATTCGGGCTCAGCTGCTGCCGGTGCTGGAGCAGGTCTTTCCGCAATTTCGCAGCACGTTTGCACGCAGCAGCGCCCATTGTGCCCAGGCATCGCAGCTGTTGGACCAGCAGGCGGCGGCAGATCTGCAACTGGTGGGGGTACCGCCTGCCATCAAGGCGCTGCAGAGTTTGAGCGAGCTGCGTCTGGGTAATGTCCTGCGTTATTGGTTGCGCACCGAGCATGGCACGACGCCGACGGCGGCCCAGCTTGCGCAGCTCATGGCACAGCTCGGCGTTTGCACTACGCGAGGGCACCGCATCCACATCAAGGTGGGGCGAGGTTTTGTGGAGCGCCAGGGGGCAAGTCTCGGTTGGTACAATTCCTAG